One window of the Arthrobacter sp. D5-1 genome contains the following:
- a CDS encoding DUF948 domain-containing protein: MSGGDIAGLIAAGVFALLVLLLAVPILKLGGVFDEVRTSIRSISDGATPLMDEVTATVTTTNQQLKKVDGIASNVSDASANISALSSLVAATVGSPLIKVAAFSYGVRSAFAGRRAPSSGRRSR; the protein is encoded by the coding sequence ATGTCTGGTGGCGACATCGCCGGCCTCATCGCAGCAGGAGTCTTCGCGCTCCTTGTGTTGTTGTTGGCTGTGCCAATCTTGAAGCTGGGTGGCGTTTTTGACGAGGTCCGCACCTCCATCCGGTCCATCAGCGACGGTGCAACCCCCTTGATGGATGAAGTGACCGCTACGGTTACCACCACCAACCAGCAGCTGAAGAAGGTTGACGGGATCGCCTCGAACGTCTCCGATGCCTCGGCCAACATCTCCGCGTTGTCCTCTCTGGTGGCGGCCACGGTGGGTTCTCCCTTGATCAAGGTGGCTGCCTTCAGCTATGGCGTACGTTCCGCCTTCGCCGGCCGTCGTGCACCTTCCTCCGGCCGCCGCAGCCGCTGA
- the mltG gene encoding endolytic transglycosylase MltG, which translates to MSPVNNDPSSGTAGGGMPLTRKELRARERFLATQNHNVVPVPEATPGEAAASADREPELPNPVPAVPPAPVAPPVPAVPPVPVSKPAAPPVPAAQPVSTAPSPADEPTPASTDESPSVETPEEAHPAEPDHGGNHLEGAEAHEVEGHHHPGHEDSDPTHDVAGHGPHSDFHDEHHADGVHHDEHHPDDLYHDEHLVDGLHQDEHHHDLIAPVEQTASSKAAVKKARRRRRVLALLITLGVFVAAIAIGAQFLKPLLGMDKVTDYPGPGTGSVNITVPEGSGPKAVAVALVENKVVADADAFVKEFLNDGGELSPGEFTFRTEMKNSDAVDVLVNKDASKVMYFALSAGLRINESLEAISKGSGISMQELNALNQAPAQFGIPSKAKNLEGFLAPGEYRFPLGTPAKDIIQKLATTTLDELKSQGITEPGKQYDTVTIASIVQAEGGQADYGNVAGAIYNRLKPNNVETSGLIQSDATVTYGLGKKSFHLTEEEKADKSNTYNTYANVGLPAGPIGSPGKTAIDAAAKPTQNDYMYWVTINLDSKETKFSKTLAEHNVYVEQYNAWCQANPGRCV; encoded by the coding sequence GTGAGCCCGGTCAACAACGACCCCTCCAGCGGTACCGCCGGCGGCGGTATGCCGCTGACCCGCAAAGAGCTGCGGGCGCGGGAACGATTCCTCGCCACGCAGAACCATAACGTCGTACCCGTTCCCGAAGCGACCCCCGGGGAAGCCGCTGCGTCCGCAGACCGTGAGCCTGAACTGCCCAATCCTGTTCCCGCGGTGCCCCCGGCTCCGGTTGCGCCACCTGTGCCGGCTGTTCCACCCGTTCCCGTGTCAAAGCCTGCTGCTCCTCCCGTTCCCGCCGCGCAACCAGTGTCTACAGCGCCGAGTCCTGCCGACGAGCCCACCCCGGCGTCCACTGACGAATCGCCGTCCGTTGAGACTCCGGAGGAAGCGCACCCGGCTGAACCGGATCATGGCGGGAATCACCTGGAGGGCGCTGAAGCCCACGAGGTGGAAGGACATCACCACCCCGGGCATGAGGACTCTGACCCTACGCACGACGTCGCCGGGCATGGGCCGCACAGCGATTTTCATGATGAGCACCACGCGGATGGGGTTCACCACGATGAACACCACCCGGACGATCTTTACCACGATGAGCACCTCGTCGATGGTCTTCACCAGGATGAACACCACCACGACCTCATCGCCCCTGTCGAGCAGACGGCTTCCTCCAAGGCAGCGGTCAAGAAGGCCCGCCGCCGTCGTCGCGTCCTTGCCCTGCTGATCACGCTGGGTGTCTTCGTTGCCGCAATAGCCATCGGGGCCCAGTTCCTCAAGCCCTTGCTGGGCATGGACAAGGTCACCGACTATCCGGGCCCAGGTACGGGCTCGGTCAACATCACCGTGCCCGAAGGCTCCGGACCGAAGGCGGTGGCCGTAGCACTCGTCGAGAACAAAGTGGTGGCCGACGCCGATGCCTTCGTCAAGGAATTCCTTAACGACGGCGGCGAATTGTCCCCGGGCGAGTTCACCTTCCGTACCGAGATGAAGAATTCCGACGCAGTGGATGTCCTGGTCAACAAGGACGCATCCAAGGTGATGTACTTCGCCCTCAGTGCGGGCCTTCGCATTAATGAGTCGCTGGAAGCCATTTCCAAGGGCTCGGGTATCTCCATGCAGGAACTCAACGCGCTCAACCAGGCCCCGGCACAGTTCGGCATTCCGTCCAAGGCCAAGAACCTCGAAGGCTTCCTGGCCCCGGGGGAGTACCGCTTTCCGCTCGGCACGCCGGCCAAGGACATCATCCAAAAGTTGGCCACTACCACGCTGGATGAGCTCAAGTCCCAGGGAATCACGGAACCGGGCAAGCAGTACGACACCGTGACCATCGCCAGTATTGTGCAGGCAGAAGGCGGTCAAGCGGACTATGGAAACGTGGCCGGCGCCATCTACAACAGGCTCAAGCCAAACAATGTGGAAACCAGCGGCCTGATCCAGTCTGACGCCACGGTGACCTACGGACTCGGCAAGAAATCCTTCCATCTCACGGAGGAAGAAAAGGCTGATAAGTCCAATACGTACAACACGTACGCCAATGTTGGGTTGCCGGCTGGACCCATCGGCTCACCGGGCAAGACTGCCATTGATGCTGCGGCCAAACCCACCCAGAACGACTACATGTACTGGGTCACCATCAACCTGGACAGCAAAGAAACCAAGTTCTCCAAGACGCTGGCTGAGCACAACGTCTACGTTGAGCAGTACAACGCGTGGTGCCAGGCCAATCCGGGACGGTGTGTGTGA
- a CDS encoding Vms1/Ankzf1 family peptidyl-tRNA hydrolase, translated as MDRRASAPRHQAIRTALVSATRLQGWVERFAAGHGPVVEDLHDGGLLLRAADGATALLKAPWPSDGRPGRGSSELHRLASLAAQERGLGLVLVRRGGYAVASASGTTIIASKSGNRFIDARSTAEHAARIFTEHLMEYIVPGGDRALVDQVLAQPALKAFTGRTRLAFLDIQEIKSAALQKAAADACSIRITVTDPGAAG; from the coding sequence ATGGACCGCCGAGCATCTGCCCCGCGCCACCAGGCCATCCGGACCGCCTTGGTGTCCGCCACCAGGTTGCAGGGCTGGGTGGAACGGTTCGCGGCAGGCCACGGTCCCGTGGTGGAAGACCTCCACGACGGCGGCCTCCTCCTGCGCGCAGCCGACGGAGCCACCGCGCTGCTAAAGGCGCCATGGCCATCCGACGGACGCCCCGGCCGGGGAAGCAGCGAACTCCACCGCCTCGCCTCATTGGCCGCCCAGGAACGCGGGCTGGGCCTGGTGCTGGTCCGGCGCGGCGGTTACGCTGTGGCCTCGGCCAGCGGCACCACCATCATCGCTTCCAAGAGCGGGAACCGATTCATCGATGCCAGGTCCACGGCGGAACATGCGGCCAGGATCTTCACGGAGCACCTGATGGAGTACATCGTGCCCGGCGGAGACAGGGCCTTGGTGGATCAGGTCCTTGCGCAGCCCGCCCTCAAGGCTTTCACAGGCCGCACACGGCTGGCATTCCTGGACATTCAGGAGATCAAATCCGCGGCCCTGCAGAAAGCGGCAGCAGACGCCTGCTCGATCCGGATTACTGTGACCGATCCGGGGGCGGCGGGTTAG
- the aroC gene encoding chorismate synthase — MLRWLTAGESHGPALIGIVEGVPAGVELTSAQIRDALARRRLGYGRGARMKFEQDEVTIMGGVRHGLTQGGPVAIQVGNTEWPKWEQIMSADPVDPGILADQARNAPLTRPRPGHADFTGMQKYGFDEARPVLERASARETATRVALGTVAAQFLKQLGVELVSHTVSIASVTVPEGRPLPLPQDVLALDADPLRCFDRQTSDAMVAEVDAAHKEGETLGGVVEVLAYGLPPGLGSYVHWDRRLDSRLAAALMGIQAIKGVEVGDGFLTAARRGSAAHDEIVKDADGKIVRQTNRAGGIEGGMSIGEVLRVRAAMKPIATVPRALRTIDVSTGEPAKAHHQRSDVCAVPAAGVVAEAMVALVLAEAVAEKFGGDSVAETRRNLQSYLGNIPATLDSVGR, encoded by the coding sequence ATGTTGCGTTGGTTGACTGCCGGTGAATCCCATGGTCCGGCCCTGATCGGAATTGTTGAAGGCGTGCCCGCCGGTGTTGAACTCACCAGCGCGCAGATCCGTGATGCCCTGGCGCGTCGCCGCCTGGGCTATGGACGTGGTGCCCGCATGAAGTTCGAGCAAGACGAGGTCACCATCATGGGTGGCGTTCGTCATGGCCTGACGCAGGGCGGCCCCGTAGCCATCCAAGTGGGCAACACCGAGTGGCCCAAGTGGGAGCAGATCATGTCTGCTGACCCCGTAGATCCCGGGATCCTTGCCGATCAAGCCCGCAACGCACCCCTGACGCGGCCGCGTCCAGGGCATGCAGATTTCACGGGCATGCAGAAATACGGCTTCGACGAAGCCCGTCCCGTGCTTGAACGCGCCAGCGCCAGGGAAACCGCCACCCGCGTGGCCCTTGGCACCGTTGCCGCACAGTTCCTTAAGCAGCTGGGCGTGGAATTGGTGAGCCACACTGTTTCCATCGCCAGCGTGACTGTTCCCGAGGGCCGCCCCTTGCCGCTGCCCCAGGATGTCCTGGCGCTCGACGCGGACCCCCTGCGCTGCTTTGACCGTCAGACCTCCGACGCCATGGTCGCTGAAGTGGACGCCGCCCATAAGGAAGGCGAAACCCTCGGCGGTGTCGTTGAGGTCCTGGCATACGGACTTCCGCCGGGACTGGGCAGCTACGTGCACTGGGACCGCCGCCTTGACTCCCGCCTGGCTGCTGCGCTGATGGGCATCCAGGCCATCAAGGGAGTGGAGGTCGGAGACGGCTTCCTTACTGCTGCGCGCCGTGGTTCCGCTGCCCACGATGAAATCGTGAAGGATGCTGACGGGAAAATTGTTCGGCAGACCAACCGCGCCGGCGGTATTGAGGGCGGCATGAGCATCGGCGAGGTTTTGCGCGTGCGTGCAGCCATGAAGCCGATTGCTACCGTTCCCCGTGCCCTGCGCACCATCGATGTCAGCACAGGTGAACCCGCCAAGGCCCATCACCAGCGTTCAGACGTCTGTGCAGTGCCCGCGGCCGGTGTAGTCGCCGAAGCAATGGTTGCACTGGTCCTGGCCGAGGCCGTCGCCGAGAAGTTCGGCGGCGACTCCGTAGCCGAAACCCGCCGCAACCTGCAAAGCTACCTCGGCAACATACCGGCCACCCTGGACTCGGTCGGCCGGTAG
- the rpsD gene encoding 30S ribosomal protein S4: protein MANNTRARRTARLSRALGIALTPKAAKYMERRPYGPGEHGRARKKQDSDYAVRLREKQRLRAQYGIREAQMTRAFEEARRTKGLTGENLVELLEMRLDALVLRAGFARTIAQARQLVVHRHIMVDGIRVDRPSFRVGEGQLIHVHSRSEVMPPFQVAAAGAHVLNNVPPYLDVKIEALQARLVRRPKRSEVPVICEEQLVVEFYAR, encoded by the coding sequence GTGGCTAACAACACTCGTGCTCGCCGTACCGCACGCCTTTCGCGTGCACTCGGCATCGCTCTGACCCCCAAGGCCGCCAAGTACATGGAGCGCCGCCCGTACGGCCCCGGTGAGCATGGCCGTGCCCGCAAGAAGCAGGACTCCGACTACGCCGTACGTCTGCGCGAAAAGCAGCGTCTGCGCGCCCAGTACGGCATCCGCGAAGCCCAGATGACCCGTGCCTTCGAAGAAGCACGCCGCACCAAGGGCCTGACCGGTGAAAACCTGGTTGAGCTGCTCGAAATGCGTCTGGACGCCCTTGTGCTCCGTGCAGGCTTCGCCCGCACCATCGCACAGGCCCGCCAGCTGGTTGTGCACCGCCACATCATGGTTGACGGCATCCGCGTGGACCGCCCGTCCTTCCGCGTTGGCGAAGGCCAGCTCATCCACGTTCACAGCCGCTCCGAGGTCATGCCCCCGTTCCAGGTGGCAGCTGCAGGCGCACATGTTCTGAACAACGTGCCGCCGTACCTGGACGTCAAGATCGAGGCCCTGCAGGCACGCCTGGTTCGTCGCCCCAAGCGCTCTGAGGTCCCCGTGATCTGCGAAGAGCAGCTCGTCGTCGAATTCTACGCTCGCTAA
- a CDS encoding replication-associated recombination protein A, giving the protein MEDLFGAGADNDDGSEEPAVSPHSPGGPSDAHWMASQRSPLAVRMRPRTLDDVVGQQHLLGHGSPLRQLAAGAEAAGPAGPSSVILWGPPGTGKTTLAHVIARGPGRKFVELSAITAGVKDVRRVMDEALTARDLYKKTTVLFLDEIHRFNKAQQDALLPGVENRWVVLVAATTENPSFSVVSPLLSRSLLLTLKPLTDDDIGGLLQRAVADARGLAGRVELSPEALDHLVRLSGGDARRALTALEAAAGVAFGDSTAVGPEPDGTDAVPGEDGDAGPINDDGEPGLAGDGTPDAPVLVELRHTERALDAAAVRYDRAGDQHYDVASAFIKSIRGSDVDAALHYLARMLEAGEDPRFVARRIVISAAEDIGMADPTALQTAVAAAQAVQLIGMPEGRIVLAEAVVHLATAPKSNAAYMGLNKAVADVRAGFGGGIPMHLRDAHYPGAKQLGHGKSYKYAHDEPHGVATQQYPPDDLVGKDYYQPTNNGAERDIAARLERLRKIVRGE; this is encoded by the coding sequence GTGGAAGATCTCTTTGGTGCCGGTGCTGACAACGACGACGGGTCGGAGGAACCGGCGGTCTCGCCGCATTCGCCCGGGGGGCCTTCCGACGCGCACTGGATGGCGTCCCAGCGCAGTCCCCTCGCCGTGCGGATGCGCCCCCGTACCTTGGACGACGTCGTGGGGCAGCAGCACCTGTTGGGCCATGGTTCGCCTCTCCGGCAGTTGGCAGCCGGGGCCGAAGCTGCCGGTCCTGCCGGACCGAGCTCCGTGATCCTTTGGGGGCCTCCGGGGACGGGAAAAACCACGCTGGCCCATGTGATCGCGCGGGGTCCCGGAAGGAAGTTCGTGGAATTGTCTGCGATCACCGCAGGCGTCAAGGATGTCCGGCGCGTCATGGATGAGGCCTTGACGGCCCGCGACCTCTATAAGAAAACCACCGTCCTCTTCCTGGACGAGATCCATCGCTTTAACAAGGCCCAGCAGGACGCCCTGCTGCCGGGTGTCGAGAACCGCTGGGTGGTGCTCGTCGCCGCCACCACGGAAAACCCGTCATTCTCGGTGGTGTCGCCCCTGTTGTCGAGGTCCCTGTTGCTGACGCTGAAGCCGCTCACCGATGACGACATTGGGGGACTGCTGCAACGTGCCGTCGCCGATGCGCGCGGCCTTGCCGGACGTGTGGAGCTCAGCCCGGAGGCGCTGGACCATCTGGTGCGCCTCTCCGGCGGCGATGCCCGCAGGGCGTTGACCGCGCTGGAAGCCGCTGCCGGGGTCGCGTTCGGTGACAGCACCGCCGTCGGGCCCGAACCGGACGGTACCGATGCCGTGCCGGGGGAGGACGGCGACGCTGGACCAATCAACGACGACGGCGAGCCGGGGCTCGCCGGCGACGGCACCCCTGACGCTCCGGTGCTGGTGGAACTGCGCCATACCGAGCGTGCCTTGGACGCCGCGGCGGTTCGCTATGACCGTGCCGGGGACCAGCATTACGACGTCGCCAGTGCTTTCATCAAATCCATCCGTGGCTCGGATGTCGATGCCGCGCTGCATTACCTGGCCCGCATGCTTGAAGCGGGCGAAGATCCACGGTTTGTTGCACGACGCATCGTGATTTCCGCCGCTGAAGACATTGGAATGGCCGATCCCACAGCGCTGCAAACGGCAGTGGCGGCGGCCCAGGCGGTGCAGTTGATCGGCATGCCCGAGGGGCGGATCGTCCTCGCCGAAGCTGTGGTCCATTTGGCTACCGCGCCGAAATCCAATGCCGCGTATATGGGCTTGAACAAAGCGGTGGCTGATGTCCGGGCAGGGTTTGGCGGTGGCATCCCCATGCATTTGCGGGATGCGCATTACCCCGGGGCAAAACAATTGGGGCATGGCAAGAGCTACAAGTACGCACATGACGAACCGCACGGTGTGGCAACCCAGCAGTACCCGCCCGACGATTTGGTGGGGAAGGACTACTACCAGCCCACCAATAACGGAGCCGAACGGGATATTGCCGCCAGGTTGGAACGGCTCCGCAAGATAGTGCGTGGGGAGTAG
- the alaS gene encoding alanine--tRNA ligase, with protein sequence MKSQEITKRWVDFFVSKGHTAVPSASLVSSDPSLLFTVAGMVPFIPYLTAREEPPYSRATSVQKCIRTGDIEEVGKTARHGTFFQMCGNFSFGDYFKEDAIKFAFELLTTSVDDGGYGLPAERLWVTVYEEDDEAKELWLKNTGIPAERIQRMGKADNYWSTGQPGPAGPCSEIYYDRGPAYGIEGGPLADETRYIEIWNLVFMQYQIENVRSKVDFDIVGELPQKNIDTGLGMERLAMILQGVENMYETDQVRPVIDKAAELSGREYTSAESPEDPHHTDDVRMRVVGDHIRSALMLIADGVSPSNEGRGYVLRRLIRRAVRAMRLLGVEKACLPDLLPASRDAMKGVYPVVETDFARISRIAYAEEKAFLRTIASGTARLEDAVAESKAAGVPLSGADAFALHDTYGFPIDLTLEMAEEAGLKVDEAGFRSLMLEQRQRAQADAKGKKGGHADLSAYQDLLGKGETVFTGYDELEGESTVRGIVSGGRAVGHASTGDEIELVLNETPFYAEAGGQSADTGLITGDGFVVEVLDVQRPIKGLSVHKAIVREGEIASDALVRAAVDRERRHAAEQAHTGTHIVHAALHQILGPEATQRGSYNKAGYLRFDFAWGEGLSTATRSEIEEVSNIAIRNNYRVDTKVMGLAEAKALGAMALFGENYGSEVRVVEIDGAWSRELCGGTHVSNTSLIGSLSLLGEQSVGSGNRRVEAFVGLDAFRHLAAERALVTELTELLKVPSGQLADRISSTLSKLKATEKELDRLRKEQLAAAAANLVGTAKDAAGVRVVAHDAGQVGGADDLRNLALDLRSRLGSEAATVAVAGVSNDRPVILIATNEAAREAGVKAGALVRLAAGILGGGGGGKDDVAQGGGADAGKVPEALTAVVDAIAKR encoded by the coding sequence ATGAAGTCGCAGGAGATCACCAAACGCTGGGTGGACTTTTTTGTCAGCAAGGGCCACACCGCCGTTCCCTCCGCGTCGCTCGTTTCCAGCGACCCGTCCCTTCTCTTCACCGTCGCCGGAATGGTGCCGTTCATTCCGTACCTGACTGCGCGCGAAGAACCCCCGTACAGCCGTGCCACGAGCGTCCAGAAATGCATCCGCACCGGAGACATCGAGGAAGTGGGGAAAACGGCCCGCCACGGGACGTTCTTCCAGATGTGCGGCAACTTCTCCTTTGGCGACTACTTCAAGGAAGACGCCATCAAGTTCGCGTTCGAGCTGCTCACCACCAGCGTTGACGACGGCGGCTACGGACTTCCCGCCGAGCGCCTCTGGGTGACTGTCTACGAAGAAGACGACGAAGCCAAGGAACTCTGGCTCAAGAACACCGGCATCCCGGCCGAGCGCATCCAGCGAATGGGCAAAGCCGACAACTACTGGTCCACCGGCCAGCCGGGTCCTGCCGGTCCCTGCTCGGAGATCTACTACGATCGCGGCCCCGCCTACGGCATCGAAGGCGGCCCGTTGGCCGATGAGACCCGGTACATCGAGATCTGGAACCTCGTGTTCATGCAGTACCAGATCGAAAATGTCCGTTCCAAGGTGGACTTCGACATCGTGGGAGAGCTCCCGCAGAAGAACATTGACACCGGCCTGGGCATGGAACGTCTCGCGATGATCCTCCAGGGCGTCGAGAACATGTACGAAACCGACCAGGTCCGCCCGGTCATCGACAAGGCTGCAGAACTGTCCGGCCGGGAGTACACCTCGGCCGAGTCTCCGGAGGACCCGCACCACACGGACGACGTCCGTATGCGCGTCGTCGGAGACCACATTCGTTCTGCCCTGATGCTGATTGCTGATGGTGTTTCGCCGTCCAACGAAGGCCGTGGCTATGTGCTGCGCCGCCTCATTCGACGCGCAGTCCGCGCCATGCGGCTGCTCGGCGTCGAAAAGGCCTGCCTGCCGGACCTTCTTCCCGCCTCCCGTGACGCCATGAAGGGCGTCTACCCCGTGGTGGAGACGGATTTCGCCCGGATCAGCCGCATTGCCTACGCCGAAGAAAAGGCGTTCCTGCGCACCATTGCTTCGGGCACGGCCCGCCTCGAGGATGCCGTGGCGGAATCGAAGGCTGCCGGTGTTCCGCTCTCCGGCGCCGACGCCTTTGCCCTGCACGACACCTATGGGTTCCCGATCGACCTGACGCTGGAAATGGCGGAAGAGGCCGGCCTCAAGGTGGACGAAGCAGGATTCCGCTCGCTCATGCTCGAGCAGCGCCAGCGTGCACAGGCTGATGCCAAGGGTAAGAAGGGTGGCCACGCGGACCTCAGCGCCTACCAGGATCTCCTGGGCAAGGGCGAGACCGTCTTCACGGGCTATGACGAACTTGAGGGCGAATCCACGGTCCGCGGCATCGTCAGCGGTGGCCGTGCTGTAGGGCATGCCTCCACCGGCGACGAAATTGAGCTGGTCCTCAACGAAACCCCGTTCTATGCCGAAGCGGGCGGCCAGTCCGCTGACACCGGCCTCATCACCGGCGATGGCTTCGTGGTGGAGGTCCTGGACGTTCAGCGGCCCATCAAGGGCCTGAGCGTGCACAAGGCTATTGTCCGCGAAGGCGAGATTGCCTCAGATGCGTTGGTGCGCGCCGCCGTCGACCGTGAACGTCGCCACGCAGCCGAGCAGGCCCACACCGGCACGCACATTGTGCACGCCGCCCTGCATCAAATCCTGGGCCCTGAAGCTACCCAGCGTGGCTCCTACAACAAAGCCGGCTACCTGCGTTTCGACTTCGCCTGGGGCGAGGGTCTGAGCACAGCCACGCGGTCCGAGATCGAAGAAGTCTCCAACATCGCCATCCGGAACAATTACCGGGTAGACACCAAGGTGATGGGGCTCGCTGAAGCCAAGGCGCTGGGTGCCATGGCACTGTTCGGCGAAAACTATGGCAGCGAAGTGCGCGTCGTGGAGATCGACGGCGCCTGGTCCCGCGAGCTGTGTGGTGGAACGCACGTGTCCAACACCTCGCTCATCGGCAGCCTTTCGCTGCTGGGAGAGCAGTCCGTTGGCTCCGGAAACCGCCGTGTTGAAGCCTTCGTTGGCCTGGACGCATTCCGTCATCTGGCCGCCGAGCGGGCCTTGGTGACTGAGCTCACAGAACTCCTGAAGGTTCCCTCCGGGCAACTCGCCGACCGCATTTCCAGCACGCTGAGCAAGCTGAAGGCAACGGAGAAGGAACTCGACCGCCTTCGCAAGGAGCAGCTGGCCGCGGCTGCCGCAAACCTTGTGGGCACTGCAAAGGACGCTGCGGGTGTGCGCGTAGTAGCCCACGACGCCGGTCAGGTCGGCGGTGCCGACGATCTCCGGAATCTCGCCTTGGACCTCCGCAGCCGCCTCGGCTCGGAGGCTGCCACGGTGGCTGTGGCAGGCGTCAGCAATGACCGCCCGGTGATCCTCATCGCCACCAATGAGGCCGCCCGCGAAGCAGGCGTCAAGGCCGGCGCGCTGGTTCGCCTTGCTGCCGGCATCCTTGGCGGTGGCGGTGGCGGTAAAGACGACGTCGCCCAAGGCGGCGGCGCCGACGCTGGGAAGGTCCCTGAGGCCCTCACAGCGGTGGTGGATGCGATAGCCAAGCGCTGA
- a CDS encoding shikimate dehydrogenase — MSRRAAVLGHPISHSKSPALHTAAYAKLGVDIEYSAIDVTVDGLPAFMGSLFGDDSWCGLSVTMPLKSAMVKEVDEVRGAGAQLGVINTVVFEHDGGAVRRVGYNTDVAGIVEAVRYAGVASTPHAAILGGGGTSAAAVAAVKELGGSHVDVFVRDAGRAGEAEAAAAAVGISLRVRPLTEAATAVAGTDLVISTFPPRAADSLADELAALPGTGAGVLLDVAYDPWPSRLAEVWHGHGGAVVPGLEMLMYQAAEQIRRFSGCDVDAAVIDVMCDSVGLPRRVF, encoded by the coding sequence GTGAGTCGTCGTGCCGCAGTCCTGGGGCATCCGATCTCGCATTCGAAGTCACCGGCCCTGCATACTGCTGCCTACGCCAAACTGGGCGTTGACATTGAATACTCCGCAATCGATGTCACCGTGGACGGCCTTCCAGCGTTCATGGGCTCACTCTTCGGCGATGACTCCTGGTGCGGGCTCTCAGTGACCATGCCGTTGAAGTCGGCCATGGTCAAGGAGGTTGACGAGGTCCGCGGCGCGGGCGCCCAGTTGGGAGTCATCAACACCGTGGTCTTTGAACACGACGGCGGAGCGGTGCGACGCGTTGGATACAACACCGATGTCGCCGGGATCGTTGAGGCGGTCCGGTATGCCGGGGTTGCTTCCACGCCCCACGCGGCCATCCTGGGTGGCGGCGGTACCTCCGCTGCGGCCGTTGCGGCTGTCAAGGAACTTGGTGGCAGCCACGTGGATGTCTTCGTCCGTGATGCAGGGCGTGCCGGTGAGGCGGAAGCCGCTGCAGCCGCCGTCGGAATTTCCCTCCGTGTCAGACCGTTGACTGAAGCAGCCACCGCTGTGGCGGGCACCGACCTGGTGATCTCCACATTCCCGCCGCGTGCCGCCGATTCCTTGGCGGATGAGTTGGCGGCGTTGCCGGGAACAGGGGCCGGTGTGCTGCTGGACGTTGCCTACGATCCCTGGCCCAGCCGCCTTGCTGAGGTGTGGCATGGTCACGGAGGCGCCGTAGTCCCGGGCCTTGAGATGCTGATGTACCAAGCGGCCGAGCAGATCAGGCGCTTCAGCGGCTGTGACGTGGATGCCGCCGTCATAGATGTGATGTGCGACTCAGTCGGGCTTCCCCGGCGAGTGTTCTAG
- the ruvX gene encoding Holliday junction resolvase RuvX gives MAASTHGDVYPRGIKLGVDVGTVRVGVAICDPDGILATPFKTVLRDAKKNSDVRFVVKHAAELPAVQIFVGLPRTMKGEERASADMATAYAELLANELMRVGLDIPVSLVDERLSTVTAHRNLHQAGMSSRNHRKVVDQVAAAGILQHAIDMQKARGTDVGRRVQAPAQSDKPSSAPTLRAASGREPDSSTRGLQL, from the coding sequence GTGGCTGCAAGTACTCACGGTGACGTCTACCCCCGGGGCATCAAGCTGGGGGTAGACGTCGGCACCGTCCGTGTAGGCGTCGCCATCTGCGATCCCGACGGAATCCTGGCCACACCCTTCAAGACTGTTTTACGCGACGCCAAGAAGAACTCCGACGTCCGCTTCGTGGTCAAGCACGCCGCTGAACTGCCTGCGGTGCAGATCTTTGTGGGCCTTCCCCGCACCATGAAGGGTGAGGAACGTGCCTCGGCAGACATGGCCACCGCGTACGCCGAACTCCTCGCCAACGAACTGATGCGGGTTGGTTTGGACATCCCCGTGAGCCTTGTGGACGAGCGGCTTTCGACCGTCACGGCACACCGCAACCTGCATCAAGCTGGCATGAGCAGCAGGAACCACCGTAAAGTGGTTGATCAGGTTGCCGCTGCTGGAATACTGCAGCACGCAATTGACATGCAAAAAGCCAGAGGAACGGACGTTGGCCGCCGAGTGCAGGCACCGGCGCAATCCGATAAGCCCAGCAGTGCCCCAACGCTGCGGGCTGCCTCCGGCCGTGAACCCGATTCTTCTACGAGGGGACTGCAACTGTGA